The genomic region CGCCATTCGATTTCGGCTCCCTGCGCCAGCGCTTCAAAAACACCTACATCGCCAACAACGGCTATGACCTGGACCTGGCGACTTCGCGGCTCGCCAAAGACCAGGCCGATCTGATCGCGTTCGGTCGCCCGTTCATTGGCAATCCGGATCTGGTGGAGCGCCTCAAGCGTGGCGCGCCGTTGTCCGCCTTCAATCCCGCCACCCTCTATGGCGGCGGCGCGGAAGGCTACATCGACTACCCGACGTTGGCTGAATCGAGCGCCACCGCAAGCTGAGCAATCAGTGACCGCGTTTTCTGTTTTCACACATTCTGAAAGAGAGATAATCCCATGAGCACTCGCCCTACTGTTCTTATCACTGGCGCCTCCACCGGAATTGGCGCTGTCTACGCCGAGCGCTTCGCGCAACGCGGCCACGATCTGGTGCTGGTCGCCCGCGACCAGGCACGTCTGGACGCACTTGCCACCCGGTTGCGCAGCGAACACGACGTCGCCACCGATGTCATTCAGGCGGACCTGACCCAACTCGGCGATCTGACAACCGTTGAAAGCCGCCTGCGCGACGACGCCCGTATCGGCATCCTCGTCAATAACGCTGGCGCCGCTCTGTCCGGTAATTTCATCGACCAAAGCACCGACAGCATTGCGCAACTGGTTGCCCTCAACACCACGGCGCTGGTGCGGCTCGCCAGCGCCGTCGCCCCACGCCTGGCCAAAGCAGGCGAAGGCGCAATCATCAACATCGGTTCGGTGGTGGGTCTGGCGCCGGAGTTCGGCATGTCGGTCTACGGTGCGACCAAGGCATTTGTGCTGTTCCTTTCCCAAGGCCTGAGCCTGGAACTCTCGCCCTTGGGC from Pseudomonas sp. GGS8 harbors:
- a CDS encoding SDR family oxidoreductase codes for the protein MSTRPTVLITGASTGIGAVYAERFAQRGHDLVLVARDQARLDALATRLRSEHDVATDVIQADLTQLGDLTTVESRLRDDARIGILVNNAGAALSGNFIDQSTDSIAQLVALNTTALVRLASAVAPRLAKAGEGAIINIGSVVGLAPEFGMSVYGATKAFVLFLSQGLSLELSPLGVYVQAVLPAATRTEIWDRSGVDINTLNEIMEVGDLVDAALVGFDRREPVTIPPLHEAERWDDLQSARQGLLGQIRQSAVAQRYLTPQ